In a genomic window of Gloeocapsopsis dulcis:
- a CDS encoding chlorophyll a/b-binding protein: MDQRSSTDVPPVAPAYNGVDRNAWIFGWNPQQELWNGRLAMIGFAAYLLWDLAGYSVLRDVLNLIG; encoded by the coding sequence ATGGATCAACGTTCTTCTACCGATGTACCACCTGTAGCTCCAGCATACAACGGTGTTGATCGCAATGCTTGGATCTTTGGCTGGAATCCTCAACAAGAGTTATGGAATGGACGCTTGGCAATGATTGGATTTGCTGCCTACTTACTATGGGATTTAGCTGGTTATAGTGTCCTACGTGACGTACTCAACTTAATCGGCTAA
- a CDS encoding DUF4383 domain-containing protein, with protein MENTNTANLTERYCALIIGVLFLIVGIAGFIPAFVSLQGSNATNIPANEIHSAYNLGYGYIFGLFPTNLLHNIVRTAVGLLGITSYFSLSSARIFNRGFAISYALLAIMGLLPFARTTFGLMPIFGNNVWFNALSAIATAYYGIVIPAKVKGSNLSEQL; from the coding sequence ATGGAAAATACAAACACAGCAAATCTCACTGAGCGGTATTGTGCGCTCATTATTGGTGTTCTCTTTTTAATTGTTGGCATAGCTGGATTTATTCCTGCATTTGTTTCCCTTCAAGGATCAAACGCTACCAATATCCCAGCAAATGAAATTCACAGTGCCTATAATTTGGGATATGGCTATATCTTTGGGCTATTTCCTACTAATCTTTTACATAATATTGTCCGTACTGCTGTTGGATTATTAGGAATTACCTCATACTTCAGTTTAAGTAGTGCACGCATATTCAATCGAGGATTTGCGATCTCTTATGCCTTGCTGGCGATTATGGGTTTATTGCCCTTCGCGAGAACAACGTTTGGCTTAATGCCAATTTTTGGTAACAATGTCTGGTTTAATGCCTTAAGTGCGATCGCTACAGCCTACTACGGAATTGTTATACCCGCGAAAGTAAAAGGTAGTAACTTAAGCGAACAGTTATAA
- a CDS encoding iron-siderophore ABC transporter substrate-binding protein, whose amino-acid sequence MKRTINRFIGWLLLGITGFLLITACTHLGRQSMSVSSKSSIVECHNVQHIMGETCVPTEPKRVVTLSAPTLNNALALGVKPVGSTYFYQSEFIRSPQSKEIKFLGRSQPDLEQMLLLKPDLILGWEVTGREIYSLLSKIAPTALGKWEGPLSWQEHFNFVAEVLGKTEVAQAAWKQYYHKIEKLKEAFGDRFQSKKISFIHLGFRGIESDTNNSFAGSILKDAGLQRPDAQNITAPGGILSISEEELDKADGDVLFVATWTDNDQEFLAKLKQKPLWQRLQAVQQNRVYIVSFPNWTGGSLLAANAVIDDLFKYLVNSP is encoded by the coding sequence ATGAAACGAACAATCAACCGCTTTATTGGTTGGCTACTTTTAGGAATTACAGGATTCTTACTTATCACGGCTTGTACTCACCTTGGCAGACAGAGTATGAGCGTTTCTTCTAAGTCATCAATTGTAGAATGCCATAACGTTCAGCACATAATGGGTGAAACTTGTGTTCCGACTGAGCCTAAACGTGTTGTCACCTTGTCTGCACCCACCTTAAATAATGCACTTGCCCTCGGTGTTAAACCTGTTGGTAGTACTTATTTTTATCAAAGTGAGTTTATTAGATCTCCTCAAAGTAAAGAAATCAAGTTTTTAGGACGTTCCCAACCAGACTTAGAACAAATGTTACTGCTTAAGCCAGATTTAATTTTAGGTTGGGAAGTTACTGGCAGAGAAATCTATTCTCTACTGTCAAAAATTGCTCCGACTGCATTAGGTAAGTGGGAAGGACCCTTATCTTGGCAAGAACACTTTAATTTTGTAGCTGAAGTGTTAGGTAAAACAGAAGTTGCACAAGCAGCTTGGAAGCAATACTATCACAAAATTGAGAAATTGAAAGAAGCATTTGGCGATCGCTTTCAATCTAAAAAGATCTCTTTCATTCATCTTGGCTTCCGTGGAATAGAAAGTGATACAAACAACTCTTTTGCTGGCTCTATTCTCAAGGATGCCGGATTGCAACGTCCTGATGCACAAAATATTACTGCTCCTGGGGGAATTCTCAGTATTTCTGAAGAAGAATTAGACAAGGCTGACGGCGATGTTTTGTTTGTAGCAACTTGGACTGATAATGATCAAGAATTTCTAGCAAAACTTAAACAAAAACCACTTTGGCAAAGGCTGCAAGCAGTCCAGCAGAACCGTGTTTACATTGTCAGTTTTCCGAACTGGACAGGAGGAAGTTTGCTTGCTGCCAATGCAGTTATTGATGACCTCTTCAAATACCTCGTCAATTCTCCCTGA